A genomic region of Pelodiscus sinensis isolate JC-2024 chromosome 1, ASM4963464v1, whole genome shotgun sequence contains the following coding sequences:
- the PPME1 gene encoding protein phosphatase methylesterase 1: MSTLEKHLHLGRLPPRPAVPGGGGQSGSKMRMGPGRKRDFSPVPWSQYFEAMEDVVVENENGKDTFRIYKSGSEGPVLLLLHGGGHSALSWAVFTSAIINRIQCRIVALDLRSHGETKVRNPEDLSAETMSKDVGNVVEAMYGDLPPPIMLIGHSMGGAIAVHTAASNLVPSLLGLCMIDVVEGTAMDALNSMQNFLRSRPKTFKSIENAIEWSVKSGQIRNLESARVSMVGQIKQCEEAASPEAPKAIVEGIIEEEEEEEEEDEDYEGRGSVNKRKKEDDTETKKEHLYTWRIELAKTEKYWDGWFRGLSNLFLGCPTPKLLLLAGVDRLDKDLTIGQMQGKFQMQVLPQCGHAVHEDAPDKVAEAVATFLIRHRFTEPIGGFQCVFPAC; the protein is encoded by the exons TCCTGGAAGGAAACGAGATTTTTCCCCAGTCCCTTGGAGCCAGTACTTTGAAGCTATGGAAGATGTTGTGGTTGAAAATGAAAATGGCAAGGat ACTTTTCGAATTTATAAAAGTGGATCGGAGGGCCCTGTCTTACTATTGTTGCATGGAGGAGGCCATTCTGCTCTCTCCTGGGCTGTGTTCACT TCTGCGATTATTAACAGGATTCAGTGTAGGATTGTGGCTTTAGATCTCAGAAGTCATG GTGAAACAAAAGTTAGAAATCCTGAAGATCTATCAGCAGAAACTATGTCAAA AGATGTTGGAAACGTGGTTGAAGCTATGTACGGGGACCTCCCTCCTCCAATCATGCTGATTGGGCACAGTATGGGCGGGGCCATTGCAGTGCACACAGCAGCGTCCAATTTGGTACCCAGTTTATTGGGTCTTTGCATGATTGATGTTGTGGAAG GCACAGCCATGGACGCATTGAACAGCATGCAGAACTTCTTACGGAGTCGTCCCAAAACATTCAAGTCAATTGAAAATGCAATTGAATGGAG TGTGAAAAGTGGACAGATAAGAAATCTTGAATCGGCCAGAGTTTCTATGGTTGGCCAAATCAAACA GTGTGAAGAGGCTGCTAGTCCAGAGGCCCCTAAAGCTATAGTGGAAGGGATTattgaagaggaggaggaggaggaggaagaggacgaaGACTATGAAGGAAGGGGATCTGTTAACAAACGGAAGAAGGAAGATGATACAGAG ACAAAGAAGGAACATCTGTATACATGGCGAATCGAACTGGCGAAAACAGAAAAGTACTGGGATGGGTGGTTTAGGGGCTTATCCAACCTCTTCCTCGGTTGTCCGACGCCAAAGCTGCTGCTTTTAGCGG GTGTTGACAGGCTGGATAAAGATCTAACAATTGGACAGATGCAAG GGAAGTTCCAGATGCAAGTCCTCCCTCAGTGTGGCCATGCAGTCCACGAAGATGCTCCAGACAAG gTTGCTGAAGCTGTTGCAACTTTCTTGATCCGTCACAGGTTTACAGAACCAATTGGTGGATTTCAGTG CGTGTTTCCTGCTTGTTAA